From Vibrio aerogenes, a single genomic window includes:
- a CDS encoding cellulase family glycosylhydrolase — MRKQQVFRNVSCRKKALSIGIGLALAALSGSTFAKCVYEVQNDWGTGFAANITVTNDTSSAVSSWNVGWEYTKGATISNSWNVTLSGTNPYTATNASHNGSLQPGSSATFGFQATGASEVPTLTGSLCSTDPTDPTDPTDPTDPTDPTDPTDPTDPTDGNQVVFRVNDEGRITKDGEVKPVHCGSWFGLEGRHELPTDATNPNGAPMELYVGNTFWANNSQGTGRTIQQTMDEIKAKGINLIRLPIAPQTLDADDPQGQPAVFKNHASVRATNARQALEDFIKLADKNDLDILLDIHSCSNYLGWRAGRLDATPPYTDATRDNYIYKREDYSCGTDVGEGVTVQEYNEQKWLEDLRQLARFADELGVNNILGIDIFNEPWDYTWSEWKSLAEDAYQAINEENKNVLVWVEGIGSSTSDGTANPHGDEDTNPNWGENFYSMATSPLDIPKDRLVISPHTYGPSVSVQKQFMDPAQPECAGLSEDAAAKAKCNIVIDSDLLKSGWEEHFGYLKDKGYAVVLGEFGGHYDWPKSGAIRIQDMWSFLPKSDYDQKWQNALVDYMSDKKIEGCYWGINPESDDTGGLYTHAYDARTNTSGWGEWTGFETEKWEMLQRLWDSNPK, encoded by the coding sequence ATGAGAAAACAACAAGTTTTCAGGAACGTCAGTTGCAGGAAAAAGGCGCTAAGTATTGGGATTGGTCTGGCTTTGGCTGCATTGTCTGGATCTACATTTGCGAAGTGTGTATACGAAGTACAAAATGATTGGGGTACCGGGTTTGCCGCGAACATTACAGTGACAAACGATACATCCAGCGCTGTGTCTTCATGGAACGTGGGATGGGAATATACCAAAGGTGCTACCATCTCTAACTCATGGAATGTCACTCTTTCTGGTACGAATCCTTATACAGCGACCAATGCCAGTCATAATGGTAGCTTGCAACCAGGCTCCAGTGCGACGTTTGGCTTCCAGGCAACAGGCGCTTCTGAAGTTCCAACGCTGACAGGTTCACTCTGTTCAACCGATCCAACTGACCCAACGGATCCGACTGACCCAACCGATCCAACTGACCCAACGGATCCAACTGACCCAACGGATCCAACCGACGGAAATCAGGTTGTCTTCCGTGTTAATGATGAAGGCCGTATTACCAAAGATGGCGAAGTTAAACCGGTTCACTGTGGTTCATGGTTTGGTCTGGAAGGCCGCCACGAATTACCAACGGATGCAACTAACCCGAATGGTGCGCCAATGGAACTTTATGTTGGTAATACATTCTGGGCAAATAACAGCCAGGGTACTGGCCGTACCATCCAGCAAACAATGGATGAAATCAAAGCGAAAGGCATCAACCTGATTCGTCTGCCTATTGCTCCGCAAACACTTGATGCTGATGATCCTCAGGGACAGCCTGCTGTGTTTAAAAACCATGCCTCTGTTCGTGCAACCAATGCTCGTCAGGCTCTGGAAGATTTCATTAAACTGGCGGATAAAAATGATCTCGATATCCTGTTAGATATCCACTCTTGTTCTAACTATCTTGGTTGGCGTGCCGGCCGTTTGGATGCAACACCGCCATATACAGATGCAACCCGTGATAACTACATTTACAAACGTGAAGATTACTCTTGCGGTACTGATGTGGGTGAAGGTGTGACTGTTCAGGAATATAACGAACAGAAATGGCTTGAAGACTTACGTCAACTGGCTCGTTTTGCGGATGAACTGGGTGTAAACAACATTCTGGGTATCGATATCTTTAACGAACCATGGGATTACACCTGGTCAGAATGGAAATCACTGGCAGAAGATGCTTATCAGGCAATTAACGAAGAGAACAAAAACGTGCTTGTCTGGGTTGAAGGTATCGGTAGTTCTACATCTGATGGTACGGCAAACCCTCATGGTGATGAAGATACTAACCCGAACTGGGGTGAAAACTTCTACTCAATGGCGACCAGTCCGCTCGATATTCCAAAAGATCGCTTAGTTATCTCTCCTCACACATACGGTCCTTCAGTGTCTGTTCAGAAACAGTTCATGGATCCTGCTCAACCAGAGTGTGCCGGACTATCTGAAGATGCGGCTGCAAAAGCGAAATGTAACATTGTGATTGATTCTGATCTGCTGAAATCAGGTTGGGAAGAGCACTTCGGTTATCTGAAAGACAAAGGTTATGCGGTTGTATTGGGTGAGTTTGGTGGTCACTATGACTGGCCAAAATCTGGCGCGATCCGTATTCAGGACATGTGGAGCTTCCTGCCTAAATCTGATTATGACCAAAAATGGCAGAATGCACTGGTTGACTACATGTCTGATAAGAAAATTGAAGGTTGTTACTGGGGTATTAACCCTGAATCAGATGACACCGGTGGCTTATACACCCACGCATATGATGCCCGCACCAATACATCTGGCTGGGGTGAATGGACTGGCTTTGAAACTGAGAAATGGGAAATGCTTCAACGGTTGTGGGATTCAAATCCAAAATAA
- a CDS encoding pectinesterase family protein: MKLKQHSIRIMMLASLSVPVTFTSVYASENSDLTTTSESICTDTTAYFCEDFSAGNTDNWNLLPENENAFVPDGQFDLVTDQDNTMLRYTAGSKGGVIALVKPEALSKLNSADYYVEAKIRPRKNSTTANKQLYLLGRYQDGNNWYAGALNVQNSTNSTQVEIAVMSEGKLSRVKRAKVPISQGTAGALDGDWHQLRFVMKDQTLTVYFDGDKIASTTDTQLSSQGLIGLWTSNKSFEIDDINVGNADEEPASLTIDSELLEYAADAGDEATTIPVSATTRDGEADTITVTSGDSTVVKAELLDGNIVLTPLSQGKVTVTITTGSGVSKSIHAVIAPAFEMPTATYSFTDQLAPAAQSYSVYEDTTLSVTFDSQPTKGIGSVRIYDADDDTLVDQINVDTDEDNIGYKQLRTIKTHSVRIVGNEVHITPHANALKQGKTYYVVIPEAALTGATLAGKTFAGIGRNSNWVFTTRTNKPDVNKTFLIVDDDGYQADFRSVQGAINFVRQYHDTETPMTILVKAGIYEEPIYVYGQKNLTIMGEGRQRTIITYKNNEQLNSGTNARALFLAKDVDLLTLQDLTLKNTTLIGEGHQAEALYFNSNEGRLIAYRSNFISEQDTLMLNGWTWFYKSMVAGNVDFIWGYTHASLFENSEIRTLGDSRGQNNGGYILQARVKDENDKGFVFLNSILTRADSENGYSVADDSVYLARSGGCPGCYDNIAFINTWMDDHIRKTGWLDKPAPTPETASSTAGWREFNSMNMLGYPLDTSQRLEGTYQMTWEDVLTDGYLTRQQIFADYNDGEGWFPYPPIPEYHWHGWMNWFDIIRL, encoded by the coding sequence ATGAAACTTAAACAACATTCAATCAGAATAATGATGCTTGCGTCGTTATCTGTTCCCGTTACTTTCACGTCAGTTTATGCATCTGAAAATTCAGATCTTACCACTACCTCAGAAAGTATCTGCACAGATACAACGGCTTATTTTTGCGAAGACTTTAGTGCCGGAAATACAGATAACTGGAACTTGCTTCCTGAAAACGAAAACGCTTTTGTTCCTGATGGTCAGTTTGATTTAGTGACCGATCAGGACAATACCATGCTCAGGTATACCGCCGGCAGTAAAGGTGGCGTCATTGCCTTGGTGAAACCAGAAGCACTCAGCAAATTAAATAGTGCGGATTATTATGTTGAAGCAAAGATCCGACCACGAAAAAACAGCACTACCGCGAATAAACAGCTCTATTTACTGGGCCGGTATCAGGACGGTAATAACTGGTATGCCGGCGCTTTGAACGTTCAAAATTCAACCAACAGCACTCAGGTTGAAATTGCGGTCATGAGTGAAGGTAAGCTCTCCCGGGTTAAACGGGCCAAAGTGCCTATTTCACAAGGCACGGCAGGCGCACTGGACGGCGACTGGCACCAGCTCAGGTTTGTCATGAAAGATCAAACCCTCACCGTCTATTTTGATGGTGATAAAATTGCTTCAACAACTGACACTCAACTCTCATCTCAGGGATTAATCGGCCTGTGGACATCGAATAAATCATTTGAAATTGATGATATCAATGTCGGTAATGCGGATGAAGAACCAGCATCATTGACCATTGACAGTGAATTACTTGAATATGCAGCCGATGCCGGAGACGAAGCAACAACCATTCCGGTCAGCGCCACAACCCGGGACGGAGAAGCAGACACAATCACAGTCACATCTGGTGACAGCACAGTTGTCAAAGCCGAACTCCTTGACGGCAATATCGTATTAACACCGCTCTCTCAGGGGAAAGTTACGGTCACAATCACCACAGGCTCCGGCGTATCAAAATCAATTCATGCCGTCATTGCTCCGGCCTTTGAGATGCCAACAGCGACTTATTCTTTCACTGATCAGTTAGCTCCTGCGGCACAAAGCTACAGTGTTTATGAAGATACAACATTATCTGTCACGTTTGATTCTCAACCAACCAAAGGCATTGGCTCGGTCCGGATTTATGATGCTGATGACGATACACTGGTTGACCAGATTAATGTTGATACCGATGAAGACAATATTGGTTATAAACAACTCAGAACCATCAAAACACATTCTGTCAGAATCGTTGGTAATGAAGTCCATATCACACCTCATGCAAATGCTTTGAAGCAGGGGAAAACATATTATGTCGTGATTCCTGAAGCGGCGTTGACTGGTGCAACTCTGGCCGGTAAAACGTTTGCCGGAATTGGCAGAAACAGCAACTGGGTGTTCACAACCCGGACAAATAAGCCAGACGTAAACAAAACATTCCTGATCGTCGATGATGATGGTTATCAGGCTGATTTCCGCTCCGTGCAAGGGGCTATCAATTTTGTTCGCCAATACCACGATACTGAAACACCAATGACCATTTTGGTGAAAGCCGGTATTTATGAAGAGCCAATTTATGTTTACGGACAAAAAAATCTGACCATCATGGGAGAGGGCCGGCAACGAACCATCATTACCTACAAAAATAATGAGCAGCTGAATTCAGGTACCAACGCACGCGCATTGTTCCTGGCTAAAGATGTCGATCTGCTGACTTTGCAGGATTTAACACTGAAAAACACCACCCTGATTGGTGAAGGCCATCAGGCTGAAGCTTTATATTTCAACAGCAATGAAGGTCGCTTGATTGCTTACCGCAGCAATTTCATCAGTGAACAGGACACACTGATGCTGAATGGCTGGACATGGTTCTACAAATCCATGGTGGCAGGAAACGTTGACTTCATCTGGGGTTACACCCATGCATCTCTGTTTGAAAACAGTGAAATCCGTACATTGGGTGATTCCAGAGGCCAAAATAATGGCGGCTATATTTTGCAGGCCAGAGTGAAAGACGAAAATGATAAAGGATTTGTGTTCCTCAACTCAATTCTGACCAGAGCAGATAGCGAAAATGGTTACTCCGTCGCTGATGATTCAGTCTACCTTGCACGCAGTGGCGGGTGTCCCGGATGCTATGACAATATCGCATTTATTAACACATGGATGGATGACCATATCCGTAAAACAGGGTGGCTGGATAAGCCGGCACCAACCCCGGAGACTGCATCCTCGACGGCAGGCTGGCGTGAATTTAACAGCATGAACATGCTTGGCTATCCACTGGATACCTCTCAACGTCTGGAAGGCACTTATCAAATGACCTGGGAAGATGTGCTGACTGATGGCTACCTGACCCGTCAGCAAATTTTTGCAGACTATAATGACGGCGAAGGATGGTTCCCTTATCCACCAATTCCTGAATATCACTGGCATGGCTGGATGAACTGGTTTGATATTATCAGGCTGTAA
- a CDS encoding tetratricopeptide repeat protein: MKLIKALISVLLLTNLCFANAYDDGLKALKSGDKEKALALFKQSKNPLALMNVGVFYTQQKDYKEALNWYVKAAELGDPVAQAKTGSLYERGIGTKADYRKAAEWFYKAAKQGSAMAQHNLANMYMDGRGVKESHEKAFKLYTLASKQGMTFSMYKLARMYRDGIATKQDYQEAAKWYQKAVDGRDTNSALELGMLYYQGTGLKKDQPLAFKYIEFSARAGNKKAQDRIKKICKENSELSSKFTCKHLDVFDKKAADTK, translated from the coding sequence ATGAAACTAATAAAAGCCTTAATCTCAGTTCTGTTGCTGACAAACCTGTGTTTTGCAAACGCATACGACGATGGCTTGAAAGCATTAAAATCCGGGGATAAAGAAAAAGCACTGGCGCTTTTTAAACAGAGTAAAAACCCACTTGCCTTAATGAATGTTGGTGTTTTTTATACCCAACAGAAGGATTACAAAGAAGCATTAAACTGGTATGTCAAAGCAGCTGAGCTAGGTGATCCTGTTGCCCAGGCAAAAACCGGCAGTCTCTATGAAAGAGGAATAGGCACGAAAGCTGATTACAGAAAAGCAGCAGAATGGTTTTATAAAGCAGCCAAACAAGGTAGTGCGATGGCACAGCACAACCTTGCTAATATGTATATGGATGGCCGTGGTGTGAAAGAAAGTCATGAAAAAGCTTTTAAACTATATACACTGGCATCAAAGCAGGGTATGACTTTTTCAATGTATAAACTGGCAAGAATGTACAGAGATGGCATTGCTACCAAACAAGATTATCAGGAAGCAGCTAAGTGGTATCAAAAAGCTGTCGATGGAAGAGATACCAATAGCGCCCTTGAGCTCGGTATGCTTTATTATCAGGGTACCGGGTTGAAAAAAGATCAACCACTGGCCTTTAAATATATCGAATTTTCGGCACGGGCAGGAAACAAGAAAGCACAAGACAGAATAAAGAAAATATGTAAAGAAAACAGTGAACTGTCATCAAAATTCACCTGTAAACACCTGGATGTCTTTGATAAAAAAGCCGCTGACACCAAATAG
- a CDS encoding DMT family transporter: protein MNEKRALFFGLAAVILWSTVATAFKLTLAVFTPVQMLVIAGVTSSCVLLILCFIQGKATDIIPTFLAQPASFILSGLINPLGYYLILFKAYALLPASQAQAINYSWAITLTIMAAIFLRQPIRHKDYLAAAICYLGVLVIATQGNLLTLHFQSPAGVGLALLSTLLWSGYWILNTKNKADPIISILLGFLVALPLMITLACYEQADWTTQHLSGWLSAVYIGVFEMGITFFLWISALRLTQNTSRISNLIFISPFLSLIFLATIIHEPIHISTVVGLVIIITGLIIQQYQKKRKKH, encoded by the coding sequence ATGAATGAGAAACGCGCACTGTTTTTCGGATTAGCCGCCGTCATCTTATGGTCAACCGTAGCAACCGCTTTTAAGCTAACTCTGGCAGTATTTACTCCGGTTCAGATGCTGGTCATTGCCGGTGTCACTTCGTCATGTGTCTTGTTGATTCTCTGTTTCATTCAGGGAAAAGCGACAGACATCATTCCGACATTTTTAGCTCAGCCAGCCAGTTTCATTCTTTCCGGCCTGATTAACCCGTTAGGCTATTATCTTATTTTGTTTAAAGCATATGCCCTGCTTCCCGCTTCTCAGGCACAGGCCATTAACTATAGCTGGGCAATTACCTTAACGATTATGGCTGCCATCTTTCTCAGACAGCCAATCCGGCATAAGGACTATCTCGCAGCTGCAATCTGCTATCTGGGCGTTTTGGTGATTGCCACGCAGGGCAATTTGCTGACACTTCACTTTCAAAGTCCGGCTGGTGTCGGACTGGCTTTACTGTCCACACTGCTCTGGTCAGGTTACTGGATTTTGAATACCAAAAATAAAGCAGATCCCATTATCAGTATTTTGCTTGGTTTTTTGGTTGCACTCCCGCTGATGATAACTCTTGCCTGCTATGAACAGGCCGACTGGACAACGCAACATCTGTCCGGCTGGCTGAGTGCTGTTTATATTGGTGTGTTTGAAATGGGGATTACTTTTTTTCTCTGGATCAGCGCGCTTCGTCTGACTCAAAATACCTCACGCATCAGCAACCTGATTTTTATCTCGCCCTTTCTGTCTCTGATATTTCTGGCAACGATCATTCATGAACCTATCCACATCTCGACAGTGGTTGGCTTAGTGATTATTATTACCGGCCTGATCATTCAGCAGTATCAGAAAAAACGTAAGAAACATTGA
- a CDS encoding cellulase family glycosylhydrolase — MRKTFRKDVRCAKRALSVGVSLALAALSGSAYASCTYEVQSDWGAGAIVNVTVQNDTDSAVTAWNIGWEYDGSARITNIWNAQSSGSNPYVINNMGYNGGLQPGQSTSFGFQLSGAGSSEVPSLTGSLCDASDTGNTGGDTGNTGGDTGNTGGDTGNTGGDTGDTGGDTGNTGGDTGNTGGDTGSTDGKDGGNQVVFRVNDNGRITKDGEVKPVHCGSWFGLEGRHELPSDGVNPNGAPMELYVGNTFWANNSQGTGRTIQQTMDEIKAKGINLIRLPIAPQTLDPNDPQGQPKVFKNHQSVRATNARQQLEDFIKLADKNGLDILLDIHSCSNYLGWRAGRLDATPPYTDATRDNYIYKREDYSCGTDVGPGVTVQEYNEQKWLENLRELARFADELKVNNILGIDIFNEPWDYTWSEWKTLAEHAYQAINEENKNVLVWVEGVGSAKSDGTKNPHGDEELNPNWGENFYSMATDPLDIPKDRLVISPHTYGPSVSVQPQFVDQTNPDCVGLSEDAAAKAKCNIVIKPDMLKKGWEEHFGYLKDKGYAVILGEFGGHYDWPKSGAIRIQDMWNFLPKSDYDKKWQNALVDYMSDRKIEGCYWGINPESDDTGGLYTHAYDARTNTSGWGTWTGFETEKWEMLQRLWKANAQ; from the coding sequence ATGAGAAAAACTTTCCGTAAAGACGTCAGATGTGCGAAACGTGCACTCAGTGTCGGCGTGAGCCTGGCTCTGGCAGCTTTATCAGGTTCAGCGTATGCAAGTTGTACATATGAAGTTCAGAGTGACTGGGGTGCCGGTGCCATTGTCAATGTGACAGTTCAAAATGATACTGATAGCGCAGTGACTGCGTGGAACATTGGCTGGGAGTACGATGGCAGTGCCCGTATTACAAATATCTGGAATGCACAGTCTTCTGGCTCAAATCCTTATGTCATCAATAACATGGGTTACAATGGTGGACTGCAGCCAGGACAAAGCACTTCATTTGGTTTCCAGTTAAGTGGTGCAGGTTCATCTGAAGTTCCTTCTCTGACTGGTTCTCTGTGTGATGCTTCTGACACAGGCAATACTGGTGGTGACACAGGCAATACTGGCGGTGACACAGGTAATACTGGCGGTGACACAGGTAATACGGGTGGTGACACTGGTGATACGGGTGGCGACACAGGTAATACTGGCGGTGACACTGGTAATACTGGCGGTGACACTGGTAGCACTGATGGAAAAGATGGTGGTAATCAGGTCGTCTTCCGTGTCAATGATAACGGTCGTATTACTAAAGATGGTGAGGTTAAACCTGTTCACTGTGGTTCATGGTTCGGTCTTGAAGGTCGTCACGAATTACCAAGTGATGGTGTAAACCCGAATGGTGCCCCAATGGAGCTTTACGTTGGTAATACATTCTGGGCAAATAACAGCCAGGGTACTGGCCGTACAATCCAGCAAACAATGGATGAAATTAAAGCAAAAGGAATTAACCTGATCCGTCTTCCTATTGCGCCTCAAACTTTAGATCCGAATGACCCTCAGGGCCAGCCAAAAGTATTTAAAAACCATCAGTCCGTTCGTGCAACAAATGCTCGTCAACAGTTAGAAGATTTCATTAAACTGGCAGATAAGAATGGTCTTGATATTCTGTTAGATATTCACTCTTGTTCAAACTATCTTGGTTGGCGTGCGGGTCGTCTGGATGCAACACCACCATACACTGATGCAACCCGTGATAATTACATCTACAAACGTGAAGACTACTCTTGTGGTACGGATGTTGGTCCTGGTGTCACTGTTCAGGAATATAACGAGCAGAAATGGCTGGAGAACTTACGTGAGTTGGCTCGCTTTGCTGATGAACTGAAAGTGAACAACATTCTGGGTATCGATATCTTTAACGAACCATGGGATTACACGTGGTCTGAGTGGAAAACTCTGGCAGAACACGCTTATCAGGCAATCAACGAAGAAAACAAAAACGTACTTGTCTGGGTTGAAGGGGTTGGTAGTGCAAAATCAGATGGTACGAAAAACCCACACGGCGATGAAGAGCTGAACCCGAACTGGGGCGAAAACTTCTACTCAATGGCCACTGATCCGCTGGACATTCCAAAAGACCGTTTAGTTATTTCTCCACATACTTACGGACCTTCTGTTTCTGTTCAGCCACAGTTTGTTGATCAAACAAATCCTGATTGTGTCGGTTTGTCTGAAGATGCTGCTGCGAAAGCCAAATGTAACATCGTGATCAAACCCGATATGCTGAAAAAAGGCTGGGAAGAGCACTTTGGTTATCTGAAAGACAAAGGCTATGCTGTTATCCTGGGTGAATTTGGTGGTCACTATGACTGGCCAAAATCTGGTGCAATCCGTATTCAGGATATGTGGAACTTCCTGCCAAAATCTGACTATGATAAAAAATGGCAGAATGCGCTGGTTGACTACATGTCAGACAGAAAGATCGAAGGTTGTTACTGGGGTATTAACCCAGAGTCAGACGATACCGGCGGTTTATACACTCACGCGTATGATGCACGTACAAATACATCAGGCTGGGGTACATGGACTGGTTTCGAAACTGAGAAATGGGAAATGCTTCAACGGTTGTGGAAAGCGAATGCCCAATAA